One region of Terricaulis silvestris genomic DNA includes:
- the rpmA gene encoding 50S ribosomal protein L27 translates to MAHKKAGGSSRNGRDSPGQRLGVKRFGGQRVNGGEILVRQRGTKFHPGSNVGLGRDHTLFALCQGQVAFATKRDGRTYVSIMPAQVAAE, encoded by the coding sequence ATGGCTCACAAAAAAGCTGGTGGTAGCTCCCGCAACGGTCGTGACTCGCCGGGCCAACGCTTGGGCGTGAAGCGCTTCGGCGGCCAGCGCGTCAATGGTGGCGAGATCCTCGTCCGTCAGCGCGGCACCAAATTCCATCCGGGTTCAAACGTCGGCCTTGGCCGCGATCACACGCTCTTTGCCCTTTGTCAGGGCCAAGTTGCGTTCGCAACCAAGCGAGACGGCCGCACTTACGTGTCGATTATGCCGGCACAGGTAGCAGCCGAGTAA
- the rplU gene encoding 50S ribosomal protein L21 — MFAVIKTGGKQYRVAKDDVIVVEKLEGKAGGKITFSDVLMTGDGKSLKLGKDLGGVTVTGTLVETKKGDKITVFKKRRRNTYRRRAGHRQAESHVQITAIGSAKQDKE; from the coding sequence ATGTTCGCGGTAATCAAGACGGGCGGCAAGCAATACCGGGTGGCCAAGGACGACGTGATCGTCGTCGAGAAGCTCGAAGGCAAAGCCGGCGGCAAGATCACGTTCTCCGACGTCCTGATGACGGGCGACGGCAAGTCGCTGAAGCTCGGCAAGGATCTCGGCGGCGTCACCGTCACCGGTACGCTGGTCGAGACCAAAAAGGGCGACAAGATCACGGTGTTCAAGAAGCGCCGCCGCAACACCTATCGCCGCCGCGCCGGTCACCGCCAAGCCGAAAGCCATGTGCAGATCACGGCGATCGGCAGCGCGAAGCAAGACAAGGAATAA
- a CDS encoding GNAT family N-acetyltransferase yields MRDVIQIETKRLKLRGLRISDAARVAQLCGDPGVATMIARTPLPYLEVAAEGWIMTLNAKKRAGDEFVFAAELPGEGLIGVIGAHQRGAFESSDGFEIGYWFGRPYWGKGFASETLTGFLSEAKKLGQLLAGHFVDNPASGRVLQKAGFAYTGETAPLFSLARGETALAKRMRYAPDEKRLDPDLHQAVAA; encoded by the coding sequence ATGCGTGACGTGATCCAGATCGAAACCAAGCGGCTGAAATTGCGCGGCTTGCGCATCAGCGATGCAGCGCGCGTTGCGCAGCTCTGCGGCGATCCCGGCGTTGCGACCATGATTGCACGCACACCGCTTCCATATCTCGAAGTCGCCGCCGAAGGCTGGATCATGACGCTCAACGCCAAGAAGCGCGCGGGCGATGAGTTCGTGTTCGCCGCCGAATTGCCGGGCGAGGGGCTGATCGGCGTGATCGGCGCACACCAACGCGGCGCGTTCGAGTCAAGCGACGGATTCGAGATCGGCTATTGGTTCGGCCGGCCCTATTGGGGCAAGGGCTTCGCATCGGAAACGCTGACTGGCTTCTTGTCGGAGGCGAAGAAGCTCGGCCAATTGCTGGCCGGCCACTTCGTCGACAACCCTGCGTCGGGGCGCGTGCTTCAGAAAGCCGGTTTCGCCTACACCGGAGAAACAGCGCCGCTGTTCTCCCTGGCGCGCGGCGAAACGGCGTTGGCCAAACGCATGCGCTATGCGCCGGACGAGAAGCGACTCGATCCGGACTTGCACCAGGCGGTCGCCGCCTAG
- a CDS encoding RipA family octameric membrane protein: MPDANTTIEIYKLLVEDVREARRARRELSNVFMTLNIAGMSALGFLASSEGLPNPLLFSLCAFALALTCVIWRTSNSYYTVLLGAKYKNIYKMEDALGVHPIRDEWESITGKRRAMRWFSLEQAMPVLFIIGYAVFFAVQIGGENIDALWATTQDGFADILRRIGVN; the protein is encoded by the coding sequence GTGCCAGACGCAAACACCACGATCGAAATCTACAAGCTCCTCGTCGAGGACGTCCGCGAGGCGCGGCGGGCGCGACGCGAACTCTCGAACGTGTTCATGACGCTCAACATCGCCGGCATGAGTGCGCTAGGGTTTCTTGCCAGCAGCGAAGGGCTGCCGAATCCGTTGCTGTTTTCGCTCTGCGCCTTCGCTTTGGCGCTGACCTGCGTGATCTGGCGCACGTCGAACAGCTATTACACGGTGCTGCTCGGGGCGAAGTACAAGAACATCTACAAGATGGAGGACGCGCTCGGGGTGCATCCGATCCGCGACGAGTGGGAAAGCATCACCGGCAAGCGCCGCGCGATGCGATGGTTCTCACTCGAGCAAGCGATGCCGGTGCTCTTCATCATCGGCTACGCCGTGTTCTTCGCGGTGCAGATCGGCGGCGAAAACATCGATGCGCTCTGGGCGACGACGCAGGATGGCTTTGCAGACATCCTGCGTCGCATCGGCGTCAACTAG
- a CDS encoding aspartate-semialdehyde dehydrogenase, whose protein sequence is MGLRVAVVGATGNVGREMLTILEERLFPADEVVALASRRSVGVEVSYGDKTLKIKDLETYDFSGVDLVLMSAGSKVSKEWSPKIGATGAVVIDNSSAWRMDPRVPLIVPEVNPEAITGYDKLNIIANPNCSTAQLVVALKPLHDHAKIKRVVVATYQSVSGAGKDAMEELWMQTKKIYVNDEMVKEHFTKQIAFNVIPHIDDFMEDGYTKEEWKMMVETKKIMDSSIKLTATCVRVPVFVGHSEAVTVEFENPISAEEAQDILREAPGVMLIDRREDGGYITPVECVGEFATYVSRVRTDPTVDNGLSLWVVSDNLRKGAALNAVQIAELMLNKGLFKRIKAA, encoded by the coding sequence ATGGGTTTGCGCGTAGCCGTCGTCGGCGCCACCGGGAACGTGGGCCGGGAAATGTTGACCATCCTCGAAGAGCGGCTGTTTCCTGCCGACGAAGTGGTGGCGCTCGCCTCTCGCCGTTCCGTCGGCGTCGAGGTCAGTTACGGCGACAAGACGCTCAAGATCAAGGACCTCGAGACCTACGATTTCTCCGGAGTCGATCTCGTGCTGATGAGCGCGGGCAGCAAGGTGTCGAAGGAATGGTCGCCGAAGATCGGCGCGACCGGCGCGGTGGTGATCGACAATTCCAGCGCCTGGCGCATGGACCCGCGCGTGCCGCTGATCGTGCCGGAAGTGAATCCGGAAGCCATCACCGGCTACGACAAGCTCAACATCATCGCCAACCCGAACTGCTCGACCGCCCAACTCGTCGTCGCGCTGAAGCCGCTGCACGATCACGCCAAGATCAAGCGCGTCGTCGTGGCCACCTACCAATCGGTCTCAGGCGCCGGCAAGGACGCCATGGAAGAGCTCTGGATGCAGACCAAGAAAATCTACGTCAACGACGAGATGGTCAAAGAGCACTTCACCAAGCAGATCGCCTTCAACGTGATCCCCCACATCGATGACTTCATGGAGGATGGCTACACGAAGGAAGAGTGGAAAATGATGGTCGAGACCAAGAAGATCATGGACTCGTCGATCAAGCTCACCGCCACCTGCGTGCGCGTACCGGTGTTCGTCGGTCATTCCGAAGCCGTCACCGTCGAGTTCGAGAACCCGATCAGCGCCGAGGAAGCGCAAGACATCCTGCGCGAGGCCCCGGGCGTCATGCTGATCGATCGCCGCGAAGACGGGGGCTACATCACGCCGGTGGAATGCGTCGGCGAGTTCGCGACTTACGTGTCGCGCGTCCGCACCGACCCCACCGTGGACAACGGCCTCTCGCTCTGGGTCGTTAGCGACAACCTGCGCAAAGGCGCGGCGCTCAATGCCGTGCAGATCGCCGAGCTGATGCTGAACAAGGGCTTGTTCAAGCGCATCAAGGCCGCGTGA
- a CDS encoding thioredoxin domain-containing protein produces MTLGDASAPAQLVEYASLTCPHCAAFHAEVFPRIKAEYIDARRIGFTLREFPTPPMPVSFAMFQLARCGGANAETYFDRVGILFQEQRAVLSSGTGEGVRAALINIGARWGLSEDQVVAAMMDQEGVTRVTATVEDGHQRFDVHGTPALVLNDRLLEGPTSLTYAGLSATLNAALS; encoded by the coding sequence ATGACACTGGGCGATGCGTCGGCGCCGGCGCAGTTGGTTGAATACGCTTCGCTCACCTGCCCACATTGTGCAGCGTTTCACGCGGAGGTGTTTCCGCGGATCAAGGCCGAGTACATCGACGCGCGCCGCATCGGCTTCACACTGCGCGAGTTTCCGACCCCGCCGATGCCGGTGTCTTTCGCGATGTTCCAACTCGCCCGTTGCGGCGGCGCGAACGCCGAAACCTATTTCGACCGCGTCGGCATCCTGTTCCAGGAGCAGCGTGCGGTTCTGAGTTCAGGCACCGGAGAAGGCGTGCGCGCCGCTCTGATCAACATCGGCGCTCGCTGGGGTCTCAGCGAAGATCAGGTGGTCGCCGCGATGATGGACCAGGAGGGCGTCACGCGGGTGACGGCCACGGTCGAAGATGGCCACCAACGGTTCGATGTCCACGGAACGCCGGCCTTGGTGCTCAACGACCGGCTGTTGGAGGGACCCACGAGCCTGACATATGCCGGGCTCTCGGCTACCCTGAACGCCGCGCTGTCCTGA
- a CDS encoding tyrosine-type recombinase/integrase, protein MHPHFALTPLRTRSLKLAGRYADGNGLYLVVDSSGAKRWLLRTVVQGRRRDIGLGGLRLVTLAEAREAARTYRKIARDGGDPLAERRKARQTAPTFTEAARAVHKQHAPAWRNPKHGDQWINSLTDYAFPIIGAMRVDQITAPDVLRVLSPIWLAKAETARRVRQRMRSVFDWAKASGHRSGDNPVDGVARGLPKQPDRQRHHAALPYAEIARFIRSLRASTVGEPAKLAFELLILTATRTSETLNAGWTEFDLDERIWTIPPERMKAGRAHRIPLSPRAVEILARAKELAGDSTLVFPGRKRETPMSNMVFLTTLRRMDLEVTAHGFRSGFRDWAAERTNFAREVCEMALAHTIRDKAEAAYRRGDLLDKRRQLMSAWAAYATAKSADIVPLRAG, encoded by the coding sequence ATGCATCCTCACTTTGCTCTGACGCCTCTAAGGACACGAAGCCTGAAACTGGCGGGGCGCTATGCCGACGGCAACGGGCTGTATCTCGTTGTCGATAGTTCAGGCGCGAAGCGGTGGCTTTTGCGTACCGTCGTGCAGGGTCGTCGCCGCGACATTGGTTTGGGCGGGCTCCGGCTCGTTACGCTGGCTGAGGCGCGCGAGGCCGCGCGCACCTACCGCAAGATCGCCCGCGACGGTGGCGATCCCCTCGCCGAGCGGCGCAAGGCCCGCCAAACCGCACCGACGTTCACCGAAGCTGCGCGGGCCGTACACAAGCAACACGCGCCAGCGTGGCGAAACCCTAAGCACGGCGATCAGTGGATCAATTCACTGACCGACTATGCGTTTCCAATCATTGGCGCCATGCGGGTTGATCAGATCACCGCGCCGGATGTGCTCCGCGTACTCTCCCCTATATGGCTCGCAAAAGCGGAGACCGCACGCCGGGTGAGGCAGCGGATGCGATCGGTGTTCGATTGGGCCAAGGCCTCCGGCCATCGCAGTGGAGACAATCCCGTTGATGGGGTGGCGCGAGGTCTTCCCAAGCAACCTGATCGTCAGCGCCATCATGCAGCGCTCCCCTATGCCGAGATCGCCCGGTTCATCCGATCGCTCCGCGCAAGCACCGTGGGCGAACCAGCAAAACTTGCGTTCGAACTGCTCATTCTCACCGCGACGCGCACCAGCGAAACGCTGAACGCCGGCTGGACCGAGTTCGACTTGGACGAACGGATCTGGACGATCCCGCCCGAGCGAATGAAGGCGGGACGCGCCCACCGCATTCCCCTTTCACCCCGCGCTGTCGAGATTCTGGCGCGAGCAAAGGAACTGGCCGGCGATAGCACATTGGTGTTTCCGGGGCGCAAGCGCGAGACGCCGATGTCCAACATGGTGTTCCTGACGACGTTGCGCCGCATGGACTTGGAGGTCACCGCGCACGGCTTCCGCTCCGGCTTTCGCGACTGGGCAGCGGAACGCACCAACTTTGCTCGCGAAGTCTGTGAGATGGCGCTGGCGCACACGATCCGGGACAAAGCCGAAGCGGCCTACCGGCGCGGCGATTTGCTCGACAAGCGCCGCCAGCTGATGAGCGCTTGGGCGGCCTACGCCACTGCCAAGAGCGCCGACATCGTGCCGCTTCGCGCCGGGTGA
- the rarD gene encoding EamA family transporter RarD, which translates to MSEAAPITESPSEAERRAGFTAAASAYITWGFLPLYLKLLSMVDVREVLAQRILWAAPSAFIAVFLMSGWRPGLREIATALNPRMIATLALSSAFIFVNWGLYVYLVLNERVIESALAYFLAPLVSVAVGVLFFREKITSPQVIALALALLGVVVQGFALGAPPWAALALCATWSTYAVIRKRAAVPAAVGLLIESLALAPLAAGLLFWAGSEAPLSFTSGWSMALLLAIAGPVTALPLMAFAFGARRVSFTTLGLLQFLAPSLQFATGIAFGEPFTPLRAASFVLIWAGLAFFSWDTLRRARNT; encoded by the coding sequence ATGAGCGAAGCCGCGCCCATCACCGAAAGCCCATCGGAGGCAGAGCGCCGCGCCGGTTTCACGGCTGCGGCGTCGGCCTACATCACCTGGGGCTTCCTGCCGCTCTATCTGAAGCTGCTCTCGATGGTCGATGTGCGCGAAGTGTTGGCGCAGCGCATCCTGTGGGCCGCGCCATCGGCGTTCATCGCCGTCTTCCTGATGAGCGGCTGGCGCCCAGGCCTTCGCGAGATCGCAACCGCTCTCAATCCGCGCATGATCGCAACGCTTGCGCTGTCATCTGCCTTCATCTTCGTGAATTGGGGCCTTTACGTTTACCTGGTGCTGAACGAGCGCGTCATTGAATCGGCACTGGCGTATTTCCTCGCGCCGCTGGTCAGCGTCGCCGTCGGCGTGCTGTTTTTCCGTGAGAAGATCACGTCGCCGCAAGTCATCGCGCTTGCGCTCGCGCTGCTCGGCGTGGTGGTGCAAGGCTTCGCGCTCGGTGCGCCGCCGTGGGCGGCACTCGCGCTCTGCGCCACCTGGTCCACCTACGCCGTCATCCGCAAACGCGCCGCGGTGCCCGCCGCTGTCGGGTTGCTGATCGAGAGCCTCGCATTGGCGCCGCTCGCCGCGGGTCTGCTGTTCTGGGCCGGCAGCGAAGCGCCGCTCTCCTTCACCAGCGGCTGGAGCATGGCGCTCCTGCTCGCGATCGCGGGGCCCGTCACGGCGCTCCCGCTAATGGCGTTCGCGTTCGGCGCGCGGCGCGTGTCGTTCACGACACTGGGATTGTTGCAATTCCTCGCGCCATCACTGCAATTCGCTACCGGCATCGCCTTCGGCGAGCCGTTCACGCCTTTGCGCGCCGCGAGCTTTGTGCTGATCTGGGCAGGCCTAGCGTTCTTCTCGTGGGACACGCTGCGCCGCGCCCGGAACACATGA
- a CDS encoding DMP19 family protein encodes MRNSLGSLNQQCAELYTNWGIAHQGCMAPDLLVSQHAMEAESHFAIIEESVSRVHTLIETNRLLPGEFSAIALASYALDGYAGSLTRVSHEDLLLNGWADSVMFKGAIAGFEALGFPESARLVEDLAQFLSENRDRVGRHLGDLIRGKGGAPYCTERLAGFDDRTGWLDDGNALGGAWAEWLRAHACVSDANETIRPPADVFDARKPREDWRQNTPTREQLKAMEGVARTLSARAKTKIGNPRSVIKEKLSKFIPGDDPIPVMSWDYAQKSLRDAVATLDTSYYSVVVTPPRRDGPAEALVFFRDAPPALARVALAPLQYRQCALLA; translated from the coding sequence GTGAGAAACTCGCTCGGGTCTCTCAATCAACAGTGCGCGGAGCTCTACACGAATTGGGGCATCGCGCACCAAGGCTGCATGGCGCCGGATTTGCTCGTGTCGCAGCATGCGATGGAGGCCGAGAGCCACTTCGCGATCATCGAAGAGAGCGTTAGCCGCGTCCACACGCTGATTGAAACGAACCGGCTCTTGCCTGGCGAGTTTTCGGCCATCGCGCTGGCCTCGTACGCGCTCGACGGATACGCGGGATCGCTCACACGCGTGAGCCACGAGGACTTGCTGCTGAACGGCTGGGCCGATTCCGTGATGTTCAAGGGCGCGATTGCGGGATTCGAAGCTTTGGGCTTCCCCGAGAGTGCGCGACTGGTGGAGGACCTTGCTCAATTCCTCTCTGAAAACCGAGACCGCGTGGGCCGCCACCTAGGCGACTTGATCAGGGGTAAAGGGGGCGCCCCCTATTGTACTGAGCGGCTCGCAGGGTTCGACGACCGAACGGGTTGGCTCGATGATGGCAACGCGCTCGGCGGTGCGTGGGCCGAGTGGTTGCGAGCGCACGCATGCGTCTCGGACGCCAATGAAACAATACGACCGCCAGCGGATGTGTTCGACGCGCGAAAACCACGGGAAGATTGGCGGCAAAACACGCCAACTCGTGAGCAGTTGAAGGCCATGGAAGGGGTAGCGCGAACGCTATCGGCGCGCGCCAAGACGAAAATCGGCAACCCGCGCTCTGTTATCAAGGAAAAGCTAAGCAAGTTCATTCCTGGAGACGATCCAATCCCGGTCATGTCTTGGGATTACGCGCAAAAGAGTTTGCGCGACGCCGTGGCGACGCTCGACACGTCGTACTATTCGGTTGTCGTGACGCCGCCCCGTCGTGACGGCCCCGCCGAAGCGCTGGTGTTTTTCAGAGACGCCCCGCCCGCCTTGGCTAGAGTTGCTCTTGCGCCGTTGCAATACCGGCAGTGCGCCTTGCTCGCATAA